One stretch of Ipomoea triloba cultivar NCNSP0323 chromosome 8, ASM357664v1 DNA includes these proteins:
- the LOC116027752 gene encoding uncharacterized protein LOC116027752, translating to MKGKGRHRKRLIRFVTFPLTALCKARDFYVRSMTDCSGRVGVGNVAGVGPMHGGRLPKNFSVGSLRSNESEDFRELVRASSSTNGVRSADLDLLARERMKRAASDPGGMPRSCSVGMGKIDEDAPFVSGEDNDFGNNGGNGEVNFGRNRSYDVTKSNAKL from the coding sequence ATGAAAGGCAAAGGAAGGCACCGGAAGAGACTCATACGCTTCGTGACGTTTCCCCTCACGGCTCTTTGCAAGGCGAGGGATTTCTACGTGAGAAGCATGACGGATTGCAGCGGGCGGGTCGGCGTCGGAAACGTCGCCGGAGTTGGGCCGATGCACGGCGGCCGATTGCCGAAGAATTTCAGCGTCGGATCTCTCCGGTCCAATGAAAGCGAGGATTTCAGGGAGCTGGTCCGGGCGTCATCGTCAACTAACGGCGTTAGAAGTGCTGACCTGGACTTGTTGGCCCGGGAACGGATGAAGCGGGCCGCGTCGGATCCCGGCGGCATGCCCCGGAGTTGCAGCGTTGGGATGGGGAAGATTGATGAAGATGCTCCTTTTGTTAGTGGAGAAGACAATGATTTTGGTAATAATGGTGGTAATGGAGAGGTTAATTTTGGAAGAAATAGAAGCTATGATGTAACAAAAAGCAATgcaaaattatag